A portion of the Musa acuminata AAA Group cultivar baxijiao chromosome BXJ1-1, Cavendish_Baxijiao_AAA, whole genome shotgun sequence genome contains these proteins:
- the LOC103990554 gene encoding homeobox-leucine zipper protein HOX12, with protein MVNNEMISEVGMSHEEEKMRVSFLLASELHPQMPQGETRVRRRRKRTKGEGAEGDAKKRRLSDEQVRFLETSFGEEKKLEFERKVHLATELGLDPKQVAVWFQNRRARHKSKQVEEAYLKLKSIHDATVVEKCHLETEVLKLKDKLLEAEEEIRKLSLVANGGVVGGNGGSGEVIGSPSSSTLTYQPVVADFGAAEKEAELMYIQEYEFNNSMMEWAYFYVTNRSRPCKLENGAFCNHCLFLS; from the exons ATGGTGAACAATGAGATGATCTCCGAGGTTGGGATGAGCCACGAGGAGGAGAAGATGCGCGTATCCTTTCTCCTCGCCTCCGAACTCCACCCTCAGATGCCTCAGG GAGAGACGAGGGTgcgtcggaggaggaagaggacgaaggGCGAGGGGGCGGAAGGCGACGCGAAGAAGAGGCGGCTGAGCGACGAGCAGGTGAGGTTCTTGGAGACGAGCTTCGGGGAGGAGAAGAAGCTGGAGTTCGAGAGGAAGGTCCACCTGGCCACCGAGCTCGGCCTCGACCCCAAGCAGGTCGCCGTTTGGTTCCAGAACCGCCGGGCGCGGCACAAGAGCAAGCAGGTGGAGGAGGCCTATCTCAAGCTCAAGTCCATCCACGACGCCACCGTCGTCGAGAAGTGCCACCTGGAGACCGAG GTGCTGAAGCTGAAAGATAAGCTTCTCGAAGCCGAAGAAGAGATCAGGAAGCTTTCCCTTGTGGCAAATGGAGGTGTCGTCGGCGGCAACGGTGGCAGCGGCGAGGTCATTGGCAGTCCCAGCTCATCAACTTTGACTTACCAGCCAGTAGTTGCAGACTTCGGAGCGGCCGAGAAGGAAGCTGAGCTGATGTACATACAGGAGTACGAATTCAACAACTCCATGATGGAGTGGGCATATTTCTATG TCACGAACAGAAGTCGGCCATGTAAACTAGAAAATGGAGCTTTCTGCAACCACTGCCTGTTCCTGAGTTGA